The Tautonia rosea region CGCAAACGACCCGTGTGGAGCGGGCCGATATCCGCCAACCCCCTGAGTGGAGAGGGTTAGCTCGCTATGAATTCTCGTTGCTCGGTCCCCATCCGTCAAGCGGACCCGTCCCCCGTCCGTCCATTTGCTTCCCTGCCTCACGATATCGCCGGGGATGCTCGCCTCACCCCTACCGATCTGGCGGTCTTACTGGCCTTGCTGTTCTGGGCAAGGTCCAGGGCCTTCTGTTGGCCTAGCGATGCGAGCATCGGGGCACGGATCGGGAGATCGGAAGCGACCGTCCAGAGAAGGCTAAAGGCCCTCGAGGGGTTCAACCTCATCAGACGGGAGAAATCCGACCGGAACCGAACGGGGAGGATCATCGTTCTCTGTTGGAGGGAGGAAGCTCCCCCGCCCATGCGTGCCGCTTCGGTCACTCATGAGGGACGAAGGGAGAAACGTATCGTTGGAGAAGCAAAGAATTCTGAACCAAAGACCCCAGAACGACACGAATCAGACCGGCTAGAACCCCCCTCCCCGATCCCCCTAAAACCCGAAACCTTCCCAGATCGCCTAGGTTGCTCTGTACGGGCCTCGGAAGCCCCAGACCTAGAATCTATCGGGCCGGTTGCTGGGAACGCCTCTGAGAGCGTCCTAGGACCGCTGAGCGAGTCGAAACCCCCCGGCCCCGTTCGGAGAGACCCGACGGGGGGGAGGAAGCCCCTCGCAACGACGCGAAAGGGTCTCCCGAAGCTCGAACTAACCGAGCTGGCCCGTTTGGCACCTTCCGACCCGATCCTAGCGGCCGAATTAGCCAAGCGAACGGCCCCCCGTCCGGAACCTCCCCGGGAAGCTCCCCGATCGACCCCGGAATTGATCCAGCGATTGAGGGAGGCCCCTCATTACCCCCCGATGCTGGCCCATGCCCTGACGGTGGAGTGGAACGACCAAGGCAGCTACGCGGGGTTTCTCCGGATCGCTCACGAATGCTGGCAAGGGTCGATCGACCCTGAAACCCTCGAGGATGCTTACCGGCAAGGCTGCAAGGGTCGGAACCCCGGGGCAGTTTTCTGGACCGTCATCAAGTGTTCCCGACGGGGGAAAGAGGGTCGAATTTTACGACGCATTAGGCCCGAAACGTTGAGCAGCTGACGTTTTTACATACACGATATGACGTAACCCGTTGCCATTCCCCAACATTTTGAGGATTGGGTTTCGTCATTTTGGCAATGGTTTTCTAGAGAAGTAACCTGAGAAAACCTCCCGTATTACAAAATGACCCTGAACGGAGGTGATCTAACTACTATACTAGGTATAGTATTATTATATAATATAATCTTTATGCATAAAGGTTTAATAATATATAATACATAATATAGTATATGCAATATACTAATACCCTATCCAACCCGTCCGGATCGATTATTTAACACTTTGGGTTTCTCTCGGTTACTTCTCTAGAAAACCATTGCCAAAATGACAAAAGTGTTTTCTCAAAATGTTGAGTCATACCAAGGGTTTACGTCATATCAGCTGATTTCCGTATACACGGGTTAAACAATTCGGCCCTCGAAAGGGCAAAACGTCACAAAATCCATCGGGGCATAGTGAACACGCTCAACCCCCGTTCGGAACCCCTCGGACAGTGAACACGTCCCTACAATCGGAATCCGGTCGGGGGGATCATCCGGGGTTTGAGGCCCGACCTTGACGGTTCTCCGGAGTCTCCGGAGGGGTCTGATAACCGTCATTGTGTTCGCCCGCCCCAATGCTGCGGCCAGTTCGATCTGCTCCTTGTGCCCGGTTCTGGCCGGATGTTTCATGCAGATTATCGATATAAGCAATATTAATAGCTATCCAAAAATTTTATTTGATCGCATCCCGGAGGAAATGTAAAACCAACCACAGTCCCGAGTCATTCTGTTCGGCTCGGGGATAAGGGATCGGATGCGTGGAGGGATTTACGATGAGAGATAGAATCGGTCAATCAGTCAGTGTTTTTGCGATCTTGGTGGCACTCATCTGGGCGTCGCCTGCCTCTGCGGAGAACCTGATCTACAACGGAGATTTCGAACTCGGGGATGTCGGGTTCAATACCGATTATCCTAATGCACCACAAACGTTTGGGTACCAAATCGTTCGTAATCCTAATGAAGACTGGTACTCCGGCTTCGCGAGCTTCGGCGATCATACCACTGGTGATGGGTTTATGCTCGCCGTCGATGGGGCTACCATCCTGAACCAAGTCGTGTGGGAGCAAACCGTCACTCTGCCTATCCAACAACTTTATGACTTCTCCGTATGGGTCGCCCCCATGAGTAGCCCAAACCCAGCTGACCTGGAATTCCAGATTGAGCAGGGGGGCATCAACAGGAGGCTCGGGGGCCTTAAACTCTCCTCCGAGCCCGGCGTCTGGACCAAGTTCTCTAGGCGATTTATAGTTGGTCCACAGATCCAGACCGGTCCTGCGACGATCAAGATCGTCAATATGGAGACGGCAGGAGTGGGGAACGACTTCGCCTTGGACGATCTGCGCCTCTCGGTCATTCCCGAGCCCTCGACGCTGGTCCTCGTTGGCCTAGCCATGCCGTTCGGGATCGGCCTGTGGATGAGGCAGCGCCGCAAGTCTGCCTGAGCCGATTCGCAACGATCAACGCATGATGCACGGCCGTCGGCCCCCTCCTCCGGGGTCGGCGGCCGTTCGCTTGCGTGGGTTCGGTAACGGGCGGATTATGTCGCTCTGGCCCGGTGAAGAACCGCCCTCCGGGCTTGCCTGATGCTTGCCTCGGAATTGCCTCGCGCCGGGGTGAGCCTGCGCGCCGACGCAACCGATCGTGAACGCAACCGGGCGAACGTGCCGATACCAGTCTGGAGAAACACGCAAGGCCACCCCTGCGCCGGCTTGCAGGAATGGCCTCGATCATCGGCACGGAGATACCAGCGTGGCCAAGCGCAAACACTCGCCCGCACCGGATCACGACTGCGTCCGCGTTTCCGCGTCCCTTGCGAGGGGCACGCATACGCGCCTCAGTGCTCTTGCGAGCCTGCGCGGATGCACGATCAGCGCACTGATCGTCGAAGCCGTGGAGGAAGCCGTGCGTGGCATCGTGGTGATGGATCGGCGGAAGTCTTCCGAATCGGTTGACTCCGCTGGTCTGGTAAAGGAATCGGTCGAGTCCGCCGCCTGACTCTTGCCCAGACGGAAGACTCGACCGGGGCGAGCCGTCATAATCAGAACGCGCACGAATCGGGGGGGGGGGAGGTCCGAGGGCAGGGCAGGGGAGGGGGGATCTCGTCTCTGAGGTTCAATCCATGAGAACGCATCGCATCGCCGGATTGTTGGTTGTCGTCGGCCTGGGCGTCGTCGGGAGTGGCTTCGATGGTTCGCGGCCGAACCTTGCAGAGCGTATCCAACGTCTCGAGGACCAGCTAGGGGAAGCGCTCGACCGTGCCGAGCAAGCGGAGGCAGAGGCGGAATCGCTGGCCGTCGAACTCGATGAGGTTCTCGAGACGCTAGCCGTTGAACAAGAGCATCGGGAGCAAGCCGAGAAGGCCCTAGCGGATTGTCGAGAGGGTAAGGGTTCCTAATCGTCGGCCTGGTCGATCAATGAGGCTTCCCGACGGGGGGAACGAAGAAACCCGACCGACAGGGATAGGGCAGGGGATTCGATAGCAATGGTGGGATTCTATCGCGGCGAACTTTGGAAGCGATTGAAAGAGGCATGGCCCCTATGGTGGGTAATCTTCGGGGTCTTAGGGGCCTTTATGATTTCGTGTTTCTTAGCGAACGATTCGGTAACGGTGTTTCGTTATGCGGGTCTCTTGCTCGAAATCTTTGGTCTGGGGCTGGTAGTGATCGGCTTGGACCATATCCGCCAACAGTTCGGAAAAGAGCCGTTTCGGGCCAGTATCACCAAATGGTTTTTGAGCTGGAGGGCCGTTTTTACCGGACCCGAACCCGTACAAATCACAGGCAAGCTCGGTACCTTGTTCACAGAGAATGCGACAGCAAACTTATCAATGCATGGTTATAAAGATCAGACGATCGAAGAACGACTAGAAACTTTGGAAGGAGACATCAAACGGCTACAGGGCGAATTGAACAACAAAACCGAACAATTGAAACAGGAAATCGCTTCGGTCAAGGCGGATTTTGATGAAAAGATAGAAAATACCATCAAAATAATAGATGACGTGGATTCTAGGGTAAAAGACTATGCCGTTGGGGGAATGGGGCTCGAAGTTGTCGGCCTAGTCTGGATATCCCTTGGGATCATCTTGGCTAGCATCCCCGATGAATTGGGGATGCTTTTCGGTGCGAGTTGATAATCACGGGGAGATGATCGCGGGGTATGTCCCTCCCCGTTCGGAACGGATCACGGCGATGATCCGTCC contains the following coding sequences:
- a CDS encoding PEP-CTERM sorting domain-containing protein, giving the protein MRDRIGQSVSVFAILVALIWASPASAENLIYNGDFELGDVGFNTDYPNAPQTFGYQIVRNPNEDWYSGFASFGDHTTGDGFMLAVDGATILNQVVWEQTVTLPIQQLYDFSVWVAPMSSPNPADLEFQIEQGGINRRLGGLKLSSEPGVWTKFSRRFIVGPQIQTGPATIKIVNMETAGVGNDFALDDLRLSVIPEPSTLVLVGLAMPFGIGLWMRQRRKSA
- a CDS encoding ABC transporter C-terminal domain-containing protein yields the protein MVGFYRGELWKRLKEAWPLWWVIFGVLGAFMISCFLANDSVTVFRYAGLLLEIFGLGLVVIGLDHIRQQFGKEPFRASITKWFLSWRAVFTGPEPVQITGKLGTLFTENATANLSMHGYKDQTIEERLETLEGDIKRLQGELNNKTEQLKQEIASVKADFDEKIENTIKIIDDVDSRVKDYAVGGMGLEVVGLVWISLGIILASIPDELGMLFGAS